The following proteins are encoded in a genomic region of Amphiura filiformis chromosome 11, Afil_fr2py, whole genome shotgun sequence:
- the LOC140164116 gene encoding LOW QUALITY PROTEIN: uncharacterized protein (The sequence of the model RefSeq protein was modified relative to this genomic sequence to represent the inferred CDS: inserted 3 bases in 2 codons), with amino-acid sequence METYVQVVSSQVNNSANSPHRTHDNLPREERQALKSLRTRTDIIIKPADKGSAVVVMDRQKYIDETMKHLNNRTNYALVDSDPTDSFSQQIKTTLDDMHARDVLTDKAHAFLSPTDSKAARFYLLPRIHKPGNPGXPIVSGNGSPTENISLYVDHFIKPLVSQTTSYIHDTPDFLRKLEAIKDQIPSTAIIGTCDVSSLYTNIPFSEGISATCEALSRSGHTSPPIDDLKTLINHVLTKNNFTFMGDHYLQVXLMGTRMAPSFACLFMSRLEEQMLDAAPCRPWIWWRYIDDVFFIWTREKDSLHTFLAHVNSFHRTIKFTSELSHYQVNFLDVTIRKENDSLVTDLYTKPTDSHQYLHSSSCHPQHCKSGIAYSQALRLRRICTNDSDFSQHTRDLKKNLTSRGHSAHKVQQAINKVKSLPRLDVLKQKPRSQDTNTRVPLVVTFHPNLPPHRSITINDNHHILQTSDRLQRAVPDSPILAYRRPRNLRDLLVRAEVPPLSDTIPSTQQGTFTCDSNRCVVCKDHIQERDSVTTFCFHSYPYPSYFHS; translated from the exons ATGGAGACATACGTGCAGGTTGTTAGTTCCCAAGTTAATAATTCTGCTAATTCTCCCCACAGgacacatgacaacttacccCGTGAGGAACGCCAGGCTCTCAAGTCTCTGAGAACCAGGACTGACATCATCATCAAGCCTGCTGACAAAGGATCTGCTGTGGTTGTCATGGATCGCCAAAAGTATATCGATGAGACCATGAAGCACCTCAACAATCGTACTAACTATGCTCTTGTTGATTCTGATCCTACTGACTCTTTCTCTCAACAGATAAAGACCACCCTGGATGACATGCATGCTCGTGATGTATTAACTGACAAGGCCCATGCATTTCTTTCTCCTACAGATTCTAAAGCTGCTCGATTTTATCTCCTCCCCAGGATCCACAAGCCCGGGAATCCTG CACCCATTGTATCCGGTAATGGTTCTCCCACTGAGAACATATCCCTCTATGTTGATCACTTCATTAAACCCCTTGTCTCTCAGACTACGTCATACATACACGACACCCCGGACTTTCTCAGGAAGCTTGAAGCTATCAAGGACCAGATCCCCAGCACTGCCATCATTGGCACTTGTGATGTGTCATCCCTGTATACTAACATCCCATTCAGTGAAGGAATTTCAGCTACCTGTGAAGCGCTGTCTAGAAGTGGCCACACCAGTCCCCCCATTGATGATCTGAAGACTCTCATTAATCATGTATTAACTAAGAACAATTTCACCTTTATGGGAGATCACTATTTACAGGT TTTGATGGGGACCCGCATGGCTCCGTCGTTCGCCTGCCTCTTCATGTCTAGGCTTGAAGAGCAGATGTTGGACGCTGCCCCTTGCCGTCCATGGATTTGGTGGAGGTACATTGACGATGTGTTTTTCATCTGGACCAGAGAAAAAGACAGCCTTCACACCTTCCTTGCCCATGTCAATTCTTTCCACAGAACAATTAAATTCACGTCTGAACTTTCTCACTACCAGGTCAACTTCTTGGATGTCACCATCAGAAAGGAGAATGACTCCCTTGTCACAGATCTCTACACCAAGCCCACAGACAGTCACCAGTATCTACACTCTTCCAGTTGCCATCCCCAACACTGTAAAAGTGGTATAGCATACAGTCAAGCTCTCCGCCTCCGCCGCATTTGTACTAATGATTCTGACTTTTCACAGCATACCAGGGACCTCAAGAAGAACCTTACATCTAGGGGACACAGTGCACACAAAGTGCAGCAGGCCATCAACAAGGTCAAATCTCTTCCCAGGTTAGATGTACTGAAGCAGAAGCCCAGAAGCCAGGATACCAATACCAGAGTCCCTCTTGTGGTCACTTTTCATCCTAACCTCCCTCCTCACCGCAGCATCACTATAAATGACAATCACCATATACTTCAaacctcagatcggctacaacgagCAGTTCCCGATAGCCCCATCCTGGCCTACAGACGTCCTCGCAATCTTAGAGATCTTCTTGTGAGAGCTGAAgtcccccctctttctgatactATTCCTTCCACACAACAGGGTACTTTCACATGTGATTCCAACAGGTGTGTTGTTTGCAAGGACCATATCCAAGAACGGGATTCTGTCAcca CCTTTTGTTTTCATTCATATCCTTATCCCTCTTacttccattcatga